In a genomic window of Acidobacteriota bacterium:
- a CDS encoding xanthine dehydrogenase family protein molybdopterin-binding subunit → MADYSWPEADRRALIGSRPARLDGPVKSTGFAKYPSDQNPSGLLAAKILTCPHAHARIVGIDTSAAEAMSGVRVVHVIQGEGAEIQWAGDEVAAVAAVTEEVARDALRAIRVDYEVLPHFVTEENRDGAPDARAAGERTEGDPDAAFAAAHRTVERTLGMPQMAHMCLEPHGQVCSWDGDELEVHASTQAVSTLAGQFATELGVPASQVRIRTEYMGGGFGSKFSPDRWGIVGAELARKAGAPVKLFLERDQEVTVAGSRPSAFARIRAAADEQGRLVAWDSDSWGSGGLPGTGQTPLPYVFSRLPNRRTRHTSVPTNLAGSRAWRAPNHPQACFLTMAVLDDLADELGLDPIDFLERNLDLTGRADTYREQLAIAGEMTSWKERWQPRGRAREGAVHRGLGVSVHTWGGRGHSSNCDVTVHPDGAVEARIGSQDIGTGTRTIVAQVLAETFGLELSQVRVSLGDNVYPQSGPSGGSSTVGGVTASTRRAAQDALREVLVHVAPRLEAEPEQLVAGGGRVFVDGDSARGMSWREAAAQIGGAPISVQGRNPGPGRLISSGVGGVQIAEVEVDIETGVVQVERMIAVQDCGLIINRRLAESQVYGGLIMGVGYALYEEWIPDPVSGRLLNADMEFYKLAGLVDVGSLEVHMMTGPGYDERGVIGLGEPPVISPGAAISNAVANAIGVRVPYLPLTPDRVLDALAGRGGPA, encoded by the coding sequence GTGGCTGACTACTCTTGGCCCGAGGCGGACCGGAGGGCGCTGATCGGGTCGCGGCCGGCGCGGCTCGACGGCCCGGTCAAGTCGACCGGTTTCGCGAAGTACCCGTCCGACCAGAACCCGAGTGGCCTGCTGGCGGCGAAGATCCTGACCTGCCCGCATGCCCATGCCCGGATCGTCGGGATCGACACGTCCGCGGCCGAGGCGATGTCCGGCGTACGCGTGGTCCACGTGATCCAGGGAGAGGGCGCCGAGATCCAGTGGGCCGGCGACGAGGTCGCGGCCGTCGCCGCCGTCACCGAGGAGGTGGCGCGCGACGCGCTGCGGGCGATTCGGGTCGACTACGAGGTGCTTCCGCACTTCGTCACCGAAGAGAACCGCGATGGCGCGCCCGATGCCAGGGCCGCCGGTGAGAGGACCGAAGGCGACCCTGACGCCGCCTTCGCCGCCGCCCATCGCACGGTGGAGCGGACACTGGGCATGCCCCAGATGGCCCACATGTGCCTGGAGCCGCATGGCCAGGTCTGTTCCTGGGACGGCGACGAGCTGGAGGTTCACGCCTCGACGCAGGCGGTCTCGACCCTGGCCGGGCAGTTCGCGACGGAGCTCGGCGTGCCCGCGAGCCAGGTACGGATCCGGACCGAGTACATGGGCGGCGGCTTCGGTTCGAAGTTCTCGCCCGACCGCTGGGGCATCGTCGGCGCCGAGCTGGCGCGCAAGGCGGGAGCGCCGGTGAAGCTCTTCCTCGAGAGGGACCAGGAAGTGACCGTTGCGGGCAGCCGGCCGTCCGCTTTCGCCCGCATCCGGGCGGCGGCCGACGAGCAGGGCCGGCTCGTGGCCTGGGACTCGGACTCCTGGGGTTCCGGAGGCCTTCCGGGCACGGGCCAGACGCCCCTGCCGTACGTCTTCAGCAGGCTGCCGAACCGCCGCACCCGCCACACCTCCGTGCCGACGAACCTGGCTGGTTCCAGGGCCTGGCGGGCGCCCAACCATCCGCAGGCGTGCTTCCTGACGATGGCCGTCCTGGACGACCTGGCCGACGAGCTGGGTCTCGACCCGATCGACTTTCTCGAACGCAACCTGGACCTGACCGGCCGGGCCGACACCTACCGGGAGCAACTGGCGATCGCCGGCGAGATGACGTCCTGGAAGGAGCGCTGGCAGCCGCGTGGGCGAGCGCGCGAGGGCGCCGTCCACCGTGGGCTCGGCGTCTCCGTCCACACCTGGGGCGGCCGCGGCCACTCGAGCAACTGCGACGTGACCGTCCATCCCGACGGCGCGGTCGAAGCGCGGATCGGCAGCCAGGACATCGGCACCGGGACGCGCACGATCGTGGCCCAGGTGCTCGCCGAGACCTTCGGCCTCGAACTCAGCCAGGTACGGGTGTCTCTTGGCGACAACGTGTACCCGCAGTCCGGCCCGTCCGGCGGCAGTTCAACGGTCGGCGGAGTCACCGCCTCTACCCGGCGGGCCGCGCAGGACGCCCTGCGCGAGGTGCTCGTCCACGTGGCGCCGCGGCTCGAGGCCGAGCCGGAGCAATTGGTCGCCGGGGGTGGCCGTGTGTTCGTGGACGGGGATTCGGCTCGGGGGATGTCCTGGCGCGAGGCGGCGGCCCAGATCGGCGGCGCGCCGATCAGCGTTCAGGGCCGCAATCCCGGCCCCGGCCGGCTGATCTCCAGCGGCGTGGGCGGCGTGCAGATCGCCGAGGTGGAAGTCGACATCGAGACCGGTGTCGTGCAGGTCGAGCGGATGATCGCGGTCCAGGATTGCGGCCTGATCATCAATCGCCGGCTGGCGGAGAGCCAGGTCTACGGCGGCCTGATCATGGGCGTCGGCTACGCGCTCTACGAGGAGTGGATTCCGGATCCGGTGAGCGGCAGGCTCCTGAACGCGGACATGGAGTTCTACAAGCTCGCCGGTCTCGTTGATGTGGGGTCGCTCGAGGTTCACATGATGACCGGCCCGGGCTACGACGAGCGCGGCGTGATCGGCCTGGGCGAACCGCCGGTCATCTCGCCGGGCGCCGCGATCAGCAACGCGGTGGCGAACGCGATCGGCGTCCGCGTGCCCTACCTGCCGTTGACCCCCGACCGCGTGCTGGACGCGCTGGCCGGACGGGGAGGACCGGCCTGA
- a CDS encoding pyridoxal phosphate-dependent aminotransferase, whose amino-acid sequence MPSGERESATMAVTRRVAELRREGIEVLDLGAGEPDFPSPGTAVKAAQRALDEGRTKYTVLEGTAELRALLADRYSAQGAPWSAANTLVTVGAKAALYQLARAFLSPGDEAVVHTPAWVSIPAQVRLAGAEAVTVPMAAEDGFAIRAQPLIAAMTERTRAVIVNTPCNPTGAVASILDLERLASACAERGALLVSDETYERFVYDGRRHASVAALAARYPDTAVLVGSFSKSYAMTGWRVGYLLGSAEVVAAAAAVQSHVTSNATSFAMAGAEAILAEEPPESAALVAACARRRQVVLRELERVPGVVCPPPAGAFYAFPDVRACLDEACPDSASLCRRLLEEARVATTPGSAFGCEGHIRLSFACSDEELAAGLDGLVRVLGRSIGRVVPSVAAGGRVG is encoded by the coding sequence ATGCCTTCCGGTGAGCGCGAGTCGGCCACGATGGCGGTTACCCGGCGGGTAGCCGAGCTTCGCCGTGAGGGAATCGAGGTCCTCGACCTGGGTGCCGGAGAGCCCGACTTTCCCTCGCCCGGGACAGCCGTGAAGGCTGCGCAACGGGCTCTGGACGAGGGCCGGACGAAGTATACGGTGCTGGAGGGCACGGCCGAGCTGAGAGCCTTGCTGGCCGATCGCTACAGTGCGCAGGGCGCGCCGTGGAGCGCCGCCAACACGCTGGTCACGGTGGGCGCCAAGGCGGCCCTGTACCAGCTTGCCCGCGCGTTCCTTTCGCCCGGCGACGAGGCTGTCGTGCACACCCCGGCCTGGGTCAGTATTCCGGCCCAGGTGCGACTCGCGGGGGCCGAAGCCGTCACCGTGCCGATGGCGGCGGAGGACGGATTCGCCATCCGGGCGCAGCCACTCATCGCGGCAATGACGGAGCGGACGCGGGCGGTGATCGTGAACACGCCGTGCAACCCCACCGGCGCCGTCGCCTCCATCCTCGATCTCGAGCGCCTGGCTTCAGCCTGCGCAGAGCGGGGCGCGCTCCTGGTCTCCGACGAAACCTACGAGCGCTTCGTGTACGACGGCCGGCGGCACGCCAGCGTCGCGGCGCTGGCCGCCCGCTACCCGGACACGGCGGTACTGGTCGGTTCCTTCTCGAAGAGCTACGCCATGACCGGCTGGCGGGTGGGCTACCTGCTCGGTTCGGCCGAGGTGGTCGCGGCCGCGGCCGCCGTCCAGAGCCATGTGACCTCGAACGCGACCTCCTTCGCGATGGCGGGGGCTGAGGCGATCCTGGCGGAGGAGCCGCCCGAGTCGGCGGCGCTGGTCGCGGCCTGCGCGCGCCGCCGGCAGGTCGTGCTCCGGGAGCTGGAACGGGTGCCCGGAGTCGTCTGCCCGCCGCCGGCCGGCGCCTTCTACGCGTTTCCGGACGTGAGAGCCTGTCTCGACGAGGCGTGTCCCGACTCGGCTTCCCTCTGCCGCCGCCTGTTGGAGGAGGCTCGCGTCGCCACCACACCCGGCTCCGCCTTCGGCTGCGAAGGCCACATCCGCCTCTCCTTCGCCTGCAGCGACGAAGAGCTGGCTGCAGGGCTCGACGGCCTGGTCCGGGTCCTCGGCCGATCGATCGGGCGGGTCGTTCCGTCCGTTGCCGCGGGGGGTCGAGTGGGATGA
- a CDS encoding thioredoxin family protein: MKQDRNSSKALGTAVLLTAGLALAVAANGQFRTPQMASLEAFADLTSYAPGDFVRIAAVINIEDGWHIQSHTPTFDYLIATEIAFELPVDWPQPDVRYPDHIMWQFGFSEDLLAVYEHEAVIHAGFDLPTNATAGVVDVSAELLYQACDDIQCLPPITAEATVSLEIGTTGEPTGHPAFAAPPTPPPDNAGGLSLFAALIPALLGGLILNGMPCVLPIVSLKLFGFAQASGKPRREIVGGALMTTLGILVSFWALAGATLLARSAGQAVGWGIQFQNPVFVTFLALVLTLFSLNVWGLFEIQLPHALANRLGGHTHSADEGHSHSHSHSHSAPAANHQAGGGAGYSGHFFSGVFATLMATPCSAPFLGTAVGFALSQPAATIVFVFTAVGIGLATPYLLLAAMPRATRLLPRPGEWMATLRGVMGFLIAGTTIWLLYVLAAQMDSARLAFLEIGLLTLALFIWLQSRSQKTGLRVFGRAGAVAAALLVLLLANGATAQSRGPGATAGGVQVLDWVPFDPVQAETLAAEGRLVFVDVTADWCATCKVNERLVLETDETAELFDRYEVVAMKADWTNRNDDIARYLASFGRYGIPFYALYRPGQEPHVFSELLRGGRLEEAIRNSAGDAAG; this comes from the coding sequence ATGAAACAGGATCGTAACAGCAGCAAGGCGCTCGGAACGGCCGTCCTTCTCACGGCTGGACTGGCGCTGGCCGTGGCGGCGAACGGCCAGTTCAGAACGCCGCAAATGGCTTCGCTCGAGGCCTTTGCCGATCTCACTTCCTACGCCCCCGGCGACTTCGTGCGCATCGCCGCAGTGATCAACATTGAGGACGGCTGGCACATCCAGAGCCACACACCGACTTTCGATTACCTGATCGCCACCGAGATCGCCTTCGAGCTGCCCGTCGACTGGCCGCAGCCGGATGTCCGCTATCCCGACCACATCATGTGGCAGTTCGGGTTCTCGGAGGATCTCCTCGCGGTCTATGAGCACGAAGCGGTGATCCACGCGGGATTCGATCTGCCCACGAACGCGACAGCCGGTGTCGTCGACGTGTCGGCCGAACTCCTCTATCAGGCCTGTGACGACATCCAGTGCCTGCCGCCGATCACGGCCGAGGCAACGGTCTCGCTCGAGATCGGAACCACCGGCGAGCCGACCGGGCATCCCGCCTTCGCGGCCCCGCCAACGCCGCCACCCGACAACGCGGGGGGCCTGAGCCTCTTCGCCGCGCTGATCCCGGCACTGCTGGGCGGCCTGATCCTGAACGGCATGCCGTGCGTCCTGCCGATCGTCTCGCTCAAGCTCTTCGGGTTCGCTCAGGCGTCCGGCAAGCCACGCCGGGAGATCGTCGGCGGCGCCCTGATGACGACCCTGGGCATCCTGGTCTCGTTCTGGGCGCTGGCCGGAGCGACGCTGCTCGCCCGCTCCGCCGGGCAGGCGGTCGGATGGGGCATCCAGTTCCAGAACCCCGTGTTCGTGACCTTCCTGGCCCTGGTGCTCACCCTGTTCAGCCTGAACGTCTGGGGCCTGTTCGAGATCCAGTTGCCGCACGCACTCGCCAACCGGCTAGGCGGCCACACGCATTCGGCGGACGAGGGGCACTCGCACTCGCACTCGCACTCGCACTCCGCGCCCGCCGCCAACCACCAGGCCGGAGGCGGAGCTGGCTACTCCGGGCATTTCTTCTCCGGCGTGTTCGCCACCCTGATGGCCACGCCCTGCTCGGCGCCCTTTCTGGGCACCGCGGTCGGCTTCGCGCTGAGCCAGCCGGCGGCCACGATCGTCTTCGTGTTCACCGCGGTCGGCATCGGCCTCGCCACTCCCTACCTGCTGTTGGCCGCCATGCCACGCGCCACGCGGCTGCTGCCACGGCCCGGCGAGTGGATGGCGACGCTGCGCGGCGTCATGGGCTTTCTGATCGCCGGCACGACGATCTGGCTGCTCTACGTGCTCGCGGCCCAGATGGACAGCGCCCGGCTCGCCTTCCTGGAGATCGGCCTGCTCACCCTGGCCCTGTTCATCTGGCTGCAGAGCCGCAGCCAGAAGACGGGTCTGCGCGTCTTCGGTCGCGCCGGCGCGGTCGCAGCGGCCCTCCTGGTGCTGCTGCTCGCGAACGGCGCGACCGCCCAATCCCGCGGCCCCGGCGCCACGGCAGGCGGCGTGCAGGTCCTGGACTGGGTGCCGTTCGACCCGGTCCAGGCCGAGACGCTTGCCGCCGAAGGCCGGCTGGTCTTCGTCGACGTCACCGCGGACTGGTGCGCGACCTGCAAAGTGAACGAGCGCCTCGTGCTCGAGACCGACGAGACGGCCGAGCTCTTCGACCGCTACGAAGTGGTCGCGATGAAGGCCGACTGGACCAACCGGAACGACGACATCGCCCGTTACCTGGCGAGCTTCGGCCGCTACGGCATCCCGTTCTACGCCCTCTACCGCCCCGGACAGGAGCCCCACGTGTTCAGCGAACTGCTGCGCGGCGGCAGGCTGGAGGAAGCGATCAGGAACTCAGCCGGCGACGCGGCCGGCTGA
- a CDS encoding (2Fe-2S)-binding protein codes for MTDDAKRSGLSRRSFLRSGAAGALSGGLAAGLLTGEAAGAAAATDAEAPETVGPGPVEVELEVNGVARRLAVEPRVTLLDGLRDRLDVTGPKRVCDRGTCGACTVLEDGRPIYACSRLMIESAGRSITTVEGLGSPDAMHDVQQAFVENDAQQCGYCTPGFVVATAALLARHPAPSEQEIEAGLGGNLCRCGTYKGIRAVVEGAVGGGVSGG; via the coding sequence GTGACGGACGACGCAAAGCGGTCAGGACTCTCTCGCCGATCGTTCCTGCGCAGCGGCGCCGCGGGCGCCCTCTCGGGCGGTCTGGCCGCGGGCCTCCTGACCGGTGAGGCCGCCGGCGCCGCGGCCGCGACCGACGCGGAAGCGCCGGAAACGGTCGGTCCGGGCCCAGTGGAGGTTGAACTCGAGGTGAACGGCGTCGCCCGCCGGCTGGCGGTGGAGCCGCGTGTCACCCTGCTCGACGGCCTGCGCGACCGGCTCGACGTGACGGGTCCGAAACGGGTCTGCGACCGCGGCACCTGCGGCGCCTGCACCGTCCTCGAGGACGGCCGTCCGATCTACGCGTGCAGCCGCCTGATGATCGAGTCCGCGGGACGCAGCATCACGACGGTGGAGGGACTGGGTTCGCCGGACGCCATGCACGACGTGCAGCAGGCCTTCGTCGAGAACGACGCGCAGCAGTGCGGGTACTGCACGCCCGGCTTCGTCGTGGCGACCGCGGCCTTGCTCGCGCGTCACCCGGCGCCATCCGAACAGGAGATCGAAGCTGGCTTGGGCGGCAATCTCTGCCGCTGCGGGACCTACAAGGGCATTCGCGCCGTGGTCGAGGGCGCCGTGGGTGGAGGAGTGAGCGGTGGCTGA
- a CDS encoding ribonuclease HII, protein MRGLEDQFAAAGYELVAGIDEAGRGCLAGPVVAAAVVVGPDCLIPGVNDSKRLSRKQRERLARTIKQRAVAWATGVGDAALIDRVNVLEATRRAMRLALRSLAVRPAVALVDAVPLDEVEVRGAAVPTLPLVRADSLSFAVACASIIAKTDRDRMMRAYDRQYPGFGFASHKGYASERHRAALRELGPTPLHRLTFRSVLPERGEETRG, encoded by the coding sequence ATGCGCGGGCTCGAGGATCAGTTCGCGGCGGCCGGCTATGAACTCGTTGCCGGGATCGACGAAGCGGGGCGCGGCTGTCTCGCCGGTCCGGTCGTGGCGGCGGCTGTCGTCGTGGGTCCGGACTGCCTGATTCCCGGCGTCAACGACAGCAAGCGGCTCTCCCGGAAACAGCGGGAACGGCTGGCGCGGACGATCAAGCAGAGGGCGGTGGCCTGGGCCACGGGCGTCGGCGACGCGGCGTTGATCGACCGCGTCAACGTGCTCGAAGCGACGCGCCGGGCGATGCGGCTGGCCCTGCGGTCGCTGGCCGTTCGACCCGCGGTCGCCCTGGTCGATGCCGTGCCGCTTGACGAGGTGGAAGTCCGCGGCGCCGCCGTCCCGACGCTGCCGCTGGTGCGGGCGGATTCGCTCAGCTTCGCGGTCGCCTGCGCCTCGATCATCGCCAAGACGGACCGGGACCGGATGATGAGGGCGTACGACCGGCAGTACCCGGGCTTCGGCTTCGCCAGCCACAAGGGCTACGCCTCGGAACGTCATCGCGCCGCGCTGCGCGAGCTGGGGCCGACGCCGCTTCATCGCCTCACCTTCCGCTCCGTGCTGCCCGAGCGGGGGGAAGAGACCAGAGGCTAG
- a CDS encoding site-2 protease family protein: MRPLARGLAFHMLTLFGIRVRIHFTFILLFVWLAVLAPDMGSSALLLTFVVVGLLMSVIVHELGHALMARRFGIETRDIVLTPVCGVARLDGYPKGKVELAIAAAGPLLNLVLAVVLFVGLTVAGLPPVGAGAVVDVASALQWLLVGNLCLFALNLLPAFPLDGGRILRSALSFAMGQERATKVATRLGMVVAGLIGLAAIVPWQFGVAFNLFLFLTAFFILLGASRESSLVKTLQVLQGRRAAEAMMTRCERLAPQDTIEWAVRLLLSTTQRQFPVVDGWGRVAGEVDRERLLESVTRFPADTPLLELMNRDPLTVAEDCDLLDVLRELQSPARALWVVRDHELQGMLTADGLSQFVEVCRRLRHRDAGAST; encoded by the coding sequence ATGAGACCCCTGGCGCGCGGCCTCGCCTTTCACATGCTGACGCTGTTCGGAATCAGGGTGCGGATCCACTTCACGTTCATCCTCCTGTTCGTCTGGCTCGCCGTGCTGGCGCCCGACATGGGCAGCAGCGCGCTGCTGCTGACCTTTGTCGTCGTGGGCCTGTTGATGAGCGTCATCGTCCACGAACTCGGCCATGCCCTCATGGCGCGGCGGTTCGGCATCGAGACCCGTGACATCGTCCTCACGCCGGTCTGCGGAGTGGCCCGTCTGGACGGCTATCCCAAGGGCAAGGTCGAACTGGCAATCGCCGCCGCCGGTCCGCTGCTCAACCTGGTCCTGGCGGTCGTGCTCTTCGTCGGGCTGACGGTCGCGGGGCTCCCGCCGGTGGGCGCCGGAGCGGTGGTCGACGTGGCGTCGGCGCTCCAGTGGCTGCTGGTCGGCAACCTCTGCCTGTTCGCGCTGAATCTGCTCCCCGCGTTCCCGCTCGACGGCGGGCGCATCCTCCGCTCGGCTCTCTCGTTCGCCATGGGCCAGGAGCGGGCGACCAAGGTCGCCACCCGTCTGGGCATGGTCGTTGCCGGTCTGATCGGCCTGGCGGCCATCGTCCCCTGGCAGTTCGGCGTGGCGTTCAACCTGTTCCTGTTCCTGACGGCGTTCTTCATCCTGCTGGGCGCGAGCCGCGAGTCCTCCCTGGTCAAGACCCTCCAGGTGCTGCAGGGCCGCCGGGCGGCCGAGGCGATGATGACCCGCTGCGAGCGCCTGGCGCCCCAGGACACGATCGAGTGGGCGGTGCGCCTGCTGCTCTCGACCACGCAGCGCCAGTTCCCGGTGGTCGACGGCTGGGGCAGGGTGGCCGGCGAAGTGGATCGGGAGCGCCTGCTCGAGTCGGTGACCCGCTTCCCGGCCGACACGCCCCTGCTGGAGCTCATGAACCGGGACCCGCTGACGGTGGCGGAGGACTGCGACCTGCTGGACGTGCTCCGGGAACTGCAGAGTCCGGCTCGGGCGCTCTGGGTCGTTCGCGACCACGAGCTGCAGGGGATGCTCACGGCGGACGGGCTTTCGCAATTCGTCGAGGTGTGTCGCCGGCTGCGACATCGCGACGCGGGAGCAAGCACCTGA